One part of the Kwoniella dendrophila CBS 6074 chromosome 5, complete sequence genome encodes these proteins:
- a CDS encoding mitotic-spindle organizing protein 1, whose protein sequence is MSSSKDDEARLQNARETIDSLHDLSQLLQTGLDKNTLSICVSMIEQGANPDTLAAVIKELRRENEVLKAQKSDNM, encoded by the exons ATGTCTTCcagtaaagatgatgaagctagattGCAGAATGCAAGAGAGACGATAGACT CTTTACACGACCTTTCACAATTATTACAAACAG GTTTAGATAAAAACACTTTATCGATATGTGTCAGTATGATTGAACAAGGTGCAAATCCTGATACTTTAGCT GCTGTTATCAAAGAATTAAGAAGGGAAAATGAAGTACTTAAAGCGCAAAAGAGCGATAACATGTGA